AGCGCGTGCGCGTGGTGAGCCCCATCAGCGGCATCGTCATGACTCCCAAGCTCAAGGAGAAGATCGGACAACACGTGAAGAAGGGGGACCTGATCGCCGAGGTCCACGAGCTGAAGACGATAAAGGCGGAGATCGCGGTCTCGGAGAAGGACATCGGCGACGTGAAGGTTGGACAGCGGGTGGTCCTGAGGGCCCGCGGCTTCCCGGAGAAGAGCTTCGTCGGCACCGTCACGGAGATTGCGCCCGCCGCGAAGCCGGAGACCGAAGCCTGGCAAGGGAAAGTCTTCCGTGTAACCACCGAGATCGACAATGCCACCGGCCTGCTCAGACCCGAGATGACGGGTAACGCCAAGATCTTTGCCGGAGATCGGCGGATCGTCGATCTCCTGACGCGGAAGCTCGCGCGGTACGTCCGGGTCGAGGTGTGGTCGTGGTGGTAAGTGGGGCCGGAGGGCTCTCGTCCCTTTTCGTTAGGGGGAGTTTCCGTCCCTGGATTCCGGGGTTTCCCTGATTGCCCCCGCCCGAGGCGTCGCCTAACGTTGAGGTTGCAACTTCTGCTCCGGGTACCGTCCCGGGTGCTCCGGGTGAAGGTTTGGGCGACCCCGTTCTCCCTGAGGGAGGGTAACCGTGGAGAGGGCTCTGGCAGCGTGGCTCCTTCTCGCCGTGGGCGCCGCATCTCTGCCCGGCCCGACGGAGGCCGTCCGCGGCGCCGTGGAGCAGCTTCGAGCCGTGGTGCAGGACTCGGGCCCGGCGGGCCCCGCCGCCGAACAGCGTCGTCAGGAGATCCGGCGGATTGCCACGCGGCTCTTCGACTTTCCCGAGATGGCCCGGCGCGCCCTGGCGCGGCACTGGAGCAGCCGGACCCCTCAGGAGCGCGAAGAGTTCGTGCGCCTCTTTACTGATCTCTTGGAACGGTCTTACCTGGTCAAGATCGAGAACTACTCCTGGGAGCGGATCGTGTATACCGGCGAGACCGTAGACGGGCAGTTCGCCACGGTCCGGTCCAGGATCGTCAGAGGGCAGAGGGACGAGATCCCGGTCGACTACCGGCTCCACCTGGTGGGCTCACGGTGGGCGGTCTATGATGTCCTCGTCGAGGGGGTCAGCTTCGTGAGCATCTA
The DNA window shown above is from Candidatus Rokuibacteriota bacterium and carries:
- a CDS encoding ABC transporter substrate-binding protein, with translation MERALAAWLLLAVGAASLPGPTEAVRGAVEQLRAVVQDSGPAGPAAEQRRQEIRRIATRLFDFPEMARRALARHWSSRTPQEREEFVRLFTDLLERSYLVKIENYSWERIVYTGETVDGQFATVRSRIVRGQRDEIPVDYRLHLVGSRWAVYDVLVEGVSFVSIYRAQFNRVIQTASYEGLVEKMRALEPSGLELSAHKP